Proteins encoded together in one Impatiens glandulifera chromosome 1, dImpGla2.1, whole genome shotgun sequence window:
- the LOC124914357 gene encoding calmodulin-binding protein 60 A-like isoform X1, with amino-acid sequence MSQKRQQEEDDGGMSRSDGNASSDDKRRKFKSVVQEVMSMRRVQLYMEPVLEPLIRRVVKEEVELALRKYLTSMKCKESQLSESRTLHLRFLNNISLPVFTGTRIDGIPIEGEESTSLKVALVDALTEQVVYSEPESSAKVEIVVLEGDFDSDELSTWAVDEFKNNIVREREGKKPLLTGDTFVYLKEGTCFVGEISFTDNSSWTRSKKFKLGARIVDNHREGIRVREAKTESFIVRDHRGELYKKHHPPAMHDEIWRLEKIGKDGAFHKRLSRENVNTVKDFLTLHVLDPTRLRNILGSGMSAKMWEVTIEHARTCVLDPRLYLYPPPGSLQKPSVVFNIVGQVMGLYSETGYTHVDKLSDVEKVDARYIVISAFKNWGDVVVFDNDVDDSTSMSKNNSAMAESSNASKMLLSPQMVGGYDCHQPSLFSPDIMPSFFPLTDMPNFDDFGFNDLDEMDIQYNEPLSFPGQDGIAPPFCEDEHLQYLNSNSTLQAQSQSSISESQTDLHNAVNSFLLARSTAFAQRRWKILFSVLRWFSVRRLVSRRGNMEEKLRY; translated from the exons ATGTCTCAGAAACGTCAGCAAGAAGAAGACGACGGCGGCATGTCTCGTTCTGACGGAAACGCCTCCTCCGATGATAAGCGCAGAAAGTTTAAGAG TGTTGTTCAGGAGGTGATGTCCATGCGAAGAGTCCAGCTCTACATGGAGCCAGTGTTGGAACCTTTGATTCGGAGAGTA GTGAAGGAAGAAGTTGAATTGGCTTTAAGAAAGTATTTGACCAGTATGAAGTG TAAAGAGTCACAGCTTTCTGAATCAAGAACCTTGCACCTGCGTTTCCTAAACAACATATCTCTTCCGGTTTTCACTGGAACTCGAATTGATGGCATTCCAATTGAAGGAGAAGAATCAACCTCTTTAAAAGTAGCTCTAGTTGATGCTCTAACTGAGCAGGTTGTTTATTCAGAGCCCGAATCCTCAGCTAAAGTGGAAATTGTTGTTCTTGAAGGAGACTTTGATAGCGATGAATTAAGTACTTGGGCAGTTGATGAATTTAAGAACAACATTGTTAGAGAAAGGGAAGGAAAAAAGCCTCTTCTTACTGGGGATACATTTGTATACCTTAAAGAGGGAACTTGTTTTGTTGGGGAGATCTCTTTTACTGACAACTCAAGTTGGACAAGGAGTAAGAAGTTTAAATTAGGGGCGAGAATTGTGGATAACCATCGTGAAGGAATAAGAGTAAGAGAAGCCAAGACTGAATCCTTTATAGTCAGGGATCATCGTGGTGAAT TGTACAAGAAGCATCATCCTCCAGCCATGCATGATGAAATATGGAGATTAGAAAAAATTGGAAAGGATGGAGCTTTCCACAAGCGGTTAAGCAGAGAAAACGTAAATACTGTAAAAGACTTCCTGACTCTACATGTTTTGGATCCTACAAGACTCAGAAAT aTTCTTGGTTCAGGCATGTCTGCTAAGATGTGGGAAGTTACTATAGAACATGCTCGGACATGCGTGCTGGATCCGAGGTTATATCTGTACCCTCCACCCGGTTCGCTGCAAAAACCTAGTGTGGTCTTTAACATTGTCGGTCAAGTCATGGGCCTATATTCTGAAACCGGCTACACACATGTGGATAAGCTATCTGATGTTGAAAAG GTGGATGCTCGCTACATAGTAATATCAGCATTTAAGAATTGGGGAGATGTAGTAGTTTTCGATAATGATGTAGATGACTCCACAAGTATGTCAAAAAACAACTCAGCCATGGCAGAGAGTTCTAATGCCAGTAAAATGTTATTATCTCCTCAAATGGTGGGGGGATATGATTGCCACCAACCAAGTTTATTCTCTCCAGACATAATGCCATCTTTCTTCCCATTAACTGATATGCCAAACTTTGATGATTTCGGTTTCAATGACCTTGATGAAATGGATATTCAGTACAATGAACCTTTAAGTTTCCCGGGTCAAGATGGAATTGCCCCGCCATTTTGTGAAGACGAGCATCTGCagtatttaaattcaaattctacCCTTCAAGCTCAAAGTCAGAGCTCGATTTCAGAATCACAGACTGATCTGCACAATGCTGTCAATAGCTTTCTGCTGGCCCGATCCACGGCCTTTGCTCAGAGGCGATGGAAGATCTTGTTCAGCGTGCTGAGATGGTTTTCAGTAAGGAGGTTAGTTTCGAGAAGAGGAAATATGGAAGAAAAACTTAGATATTGA
- the LOC124914357 gene encoding calmodulin-binding protein 60 A-like isoform X2 encodes MSMRRVQLYMEPVLEPLIRRVVKEEVELALRKYLTSMKCKESQLSESRTLHLRFLNNISLPVFTGTRIDGIPIEGEESTSLKVALVDALTEQVVYSEPESSAKVEIVVLEGDFDSDELSTWAVDEFKNNIVREREGKKPLLTGDTFVYLKEGTCFVGEISFTDNSSWTRSKKFKLGARIVDNHREGIRVREAKTESFIVRDHRGELYKKHHPPAMHDEIWRLEKIGKDGAFHKRLSRENVNTVKDFLTLHVLDPTRLRNILGSGMSAKMWEVTIEHARTCVLDPRLYLYPPPGSLQKPSVVFNIVGQVMGLYSETGYTHVDKLSDVEKVDARYIVISAFKNWGDVVVFDNDVDDSTSMSKNNSAMAESSNASKMLLSPQMVGGYDCHQPSLFSPDIMPSFFPLTDMPNFDDFGFNDLDEMDIQYNEPLSFPGQDGIAPPFCEDEHLQYLNSNSTLQAQSQSSISESQTDLHNAVNSFLLARSTAFAQRRWKILFSVLRWFSVRRLVSRRGNMEEKLRY; translated from the exons ATGTCCATGCGAAGAGTCCAGCTCTACATGGAGCCAGTGTTGGAACCTTTGATTCGGAGAGTA GTGAAGGAAGAAGTTGAATTGGCTTTAAGAAAGTATTTGACCAGTATGAAGTG TAAAGAGTCACAGCTTTCTGAATCAAGAACCTTGCACCTGCGTTTCCTAAACAACATATCTCTTCCGGTTTTCACTGGAACTCGAATTGATGGCATTCCAATTGAAGGAGAAGAATCAACCTCTTTAAAAGTAGCTCTAGTTGATGCTCTAACTGAGCAGGTTGTTTATTCAGAGCCCGAATCCTCAGCTAAAGTGGAAATTGTTGTTCTTGAAGGAGACTTTGATAGCGATGAATTAAGTACTTGGGCAGTTGATGAATTTAAGAACAACATTGTTAGAGAAAGGGAAGGAAAAAAGCCTCTTCTTACTGGGGATACATTTGTATACCTTAAAGAGGGAACTTGTTTTGTTGGGGAGATCTCTTTTACTGACAACTCAAGTTGGACAAGGAGTAAGAAGTTTAAATTAGGGGCGAGAATTGTGGATAACCATCGTGAAGGAATAAGAGTAAGAGAAGCCAAGACTGAATCCTTTATAGTCAGGGATCATCGTGGTGAAT TGTACAAGAAGCATCATCCTCCAGCCATGCATGATGAAATATGGAGATTAGAAAAAATTGGAAAGGATGGAGCTTTCCACAAGCGGTTAAGCAGAGAAAACGTAAATACTGTAAAAGACTTCCTGACTCTACATGTTTTGGATCCTACAAGACTCAGAAAT aTTCTTGGTTCAGGCATGTCTGCTAAGATGTGGGAAGTTACTATAGAACATGCTCGGACATGCGTGCTGGATCCGAGGTTATATCTGTACCCTCCACCCGGTTCGCTGCAAAAACCTAGTGTGGTCTTTAACATTGTCGGTCAAGTCATGGGCCTATATTCTGAAACCGGCTACACACATGTGGATAAGCTATCTGATGTTGAAAAG GTGGATGCTCGCTACATAGTAATATCAGCATTTAAGAATTGGGGAGATGTAGTAGTTTTCGATAATGATGTAGATGACTCCACAAGTATGTCAAAAAACAACTCAGCCATGGCAGAGAGTTCTAATGCCAGTAAAATGTTATTATCTCCTCAAATGGTGGGGGGATATGATTGCCACCAACCAAGTTTATTCTCTCCAGACATAATGCCATCTTTCTTCCCATTAACTGATATGCCAAACTTTGATGATTTCGGTTTCAATGACCTTGATGAAATGGATATTCAGTACAATGAACCTTTAAGTTTCCCGGGTCAAGATGGAATTGCCCCGCCATTTTGTGAAGACGAGCATCTGCagtatttaaattcaaattctacCCTTCAAGCTCAAAGTCAGAGCTCGATTTCAGAATCACAGACTGATCTGCACAATGCTGTCAATAGCTTTCTGCTGGCCCGATCCACGGCCTTTGCTCAGAGGCGATGGAAGATCTTGTTCAGCGTGCTGAGATGGTTTTCAGTAAGGAGGTTAGTTTCGAGAAGAGGAAATATGGAAGAAAAACTTAGATATTGA